A stretch of DNA from Leucobacter luti:
GCGGTGCTGGTACCGCTGGCGCGTTCGGCCGTGGCGGCTCCAAGAGCAAAGCGCGCAAGTCGAAGCGGGCAAAACGCGCTGAATTTGAGATGCGTGAGGCACCGTCACTTGGCGGCGTGAGCGTACCTCGTGGCGATGGCACGACCGCGATCCGGCTGCGCCGCGGCGCATCCCTCTCGGACTTTGCTGACAAGATCAACACGAGCGCATCGAACCTCGTCACTGTCCTGTTCCACCTCGGTGAAATGGCAACGGCGACCGAGTCTCTCGACGAAGCAACGTTCCAGATTCTCGGTGAGGAGCTGGGCTACCGCATTCAGGTCGTCTCTCCTGAGGACGAGGATCGGGAGCTGCTCGAGGGCTTCGATATCGACATTGAGAGCGAACTTGAAGAAGAGGGCGATGACGTCCTCCAGGCTCGCCCGCCGGTTGTCACGGTCATGGGCCACGTTGATCACGGTAAGACTCGCCTGCTCGACGCGATCCGCAAAGCGGACGTCGGCGGCGGCGAGGCTGGCGGCATCACGCAGCACATTGGTGCCTACCAGGTGCACACCGAGCACGAGGGGCTGGAGCGCGCGCTCACCTTCATCGATACCCCGGGTCACGAGGCGTTCACCGCCATGCGTGCTCGTGGTGCGCAGGTTACCGATATCGCGATCCTCGTGGTTGCGGCGGATGACGGCATCATGCCGCAGACGATTGAGGCCCTGAACCACGCCCAGTCGGCGAACGTGCCGATCGTGGTCGCGGTGAACAAGATCGATAAAGAGGGCGCGAACCCGGAGAAGGTGCGTCAGCAGCTCACCGAGTTCGGTCTGGTGTCCGAAGAGTGGGGCGGCGACGTTATGTTCGTCGACGTGTCGGCGAAGAACAACGTTGGCATCTCCGAGCTGCTTGAAGCAGTGCTCCTCACGGCTGACGCTGGTCTTGACCTCCGCGCGAACCCAGACAAGGATGCTCGCGGCGTTGCTATCGAGGCGAAGCTCGATAAGGGCCGCGGTTCGGTTGCTACCGTGCTCATTCAGTCCGGCACGCTCCGCGTCGGCGACGCGATCGTTGCTGGTACCGCGTACGGTCGCGTCCGCGCGATGCATGATGAGAACGGTGATTCCGTCCTCGAGGCACTGCCCTCGCGTCCGGTGCAGGTGCAGGGACTCTCGAGTGTTCCCCGCGCTGGCGATAACTTCATCGTTGTGCCCGAGGACCGCACGGCCCGCCAGATCGCTGAGAAGCGTGAAGCGGCCGAGCGTAACGCGCAGCTGGCGAAGGCCCGCAAGCGCATCAGCCTCGAGGAGTTCACGAAGGCACTGGCCGATGGCAAGGTTGAGTCGCTCAACCTCATCATCAAGGGAGACGTGTCGGGTGCCGTTGAGGCGCTCGAGGAGTCGCTCATGAAGATCGAGGTGGACGATTCGGTTCAGCTTCGGATCCTGCACCGCGGTGTGGGTGCGATCACCGAGTCGGACGTGGATCTTGCCACGATCGACAACGCGATCGTCATCGGCTTCAACGTGCGTCCCGATGTCAAGGCTCGCGAGCGCGCAGCGCGCGAGGGAATCGACATCCGCTTCTACAACGTCATCTACAACGCACTCGACGACATTGAGGCATCGCTCAAGGGCATGCTCAAGCCCGAGTACGAAGAGGTGCGCTCCGGCGTTGCGGAGGTCCGCGAGGTCTTCCGCTCGTCGAAGTTCGGCAACATCGCGGGTGTGATCGTTCGCTCCGGCACGATCACGCGTAACGCGAAGGCTCGTGTGATCCGCGAGGGTGTCGTGGTTGCTGATGGCCTGGCCATTGAGTCGCTGCGCCGCTTCAAGGATGACGTCACTGAGGTGAAGACGGACTTCGAGGCCGGTATCGGGCTTGGGAAGCACAACGACATCCAGATCGGCGACGAGATCGAGACGACAGAGATGGTGGAGAAGCCCCGCGACTAAGCGAGTCTGACCCTACGAACGCGGCCGTGCTGGTGTACTCACCAGCACGGCCGCGTTCGTTGTCGGAGCCAGGAATGCTCGTGCAGTA
This window harbors:
- the infB gene encoding translation initiation factor IF-2, with the protein product MANPRVHEIAAEIGVDSKVVLAKLKEMGEFVKASSSSVAPPVARKVKAALAADGVTGSAGDAPAAAAPAAAKRPAGLKPGPRPGPKPPTPAAEEPAPAAPQAAAPAAPAAPAAPAAPAAKAAPKTDSKAEAKADTSGDKPAAPKPAGAAKPGAKTDAKPGGPRPGNNPFASSQGMGIPRPPRPGNNPFAANQGMGGRPGGAGRPSPGNIPRPSPRPAGGPAGAGAGRPGGGGRPGGGRPGGGAGFTRPGGGGGAPGAPGAGGFAGPRPGGGFAGRGRGGRGAGTAGAFGRGGSKSKARKSKRAKRAEFEMREAPSLGGVSVPRGDGTTAIRLRRGASLSDFADKINTSASNLVTVLFHLGEMATATESLDEATFQILGEELGYRIQVVSPEDEDRELLEGFDIDIESELEEEGDDVLQARPPVVTVMGHVDHGKTRLLDAIRKADVGGGEAGGITQHIGAYQVHTEHEGLERALTFIDTPGHEAFTAMRARGAQVTDIAILVVAADDGIMPQTIEALNHAQSANVPIVVAVNKIDKEGANPEKVRQQLTEFGLVSEEWGGDVMFVDVSAKNNVGISELLEAVLLTADAGLDLRANPDKDARGVAIEAKLDKGRGSVATVLIQSGTLRVGDAIVAGTAYGRVRAMHDENGDSVLEALPSRPVQVQGLSSVPRAGDNFIVVPEDRTARQIAEKREAAERNAQLAKARKRISLEEFTKALADGKVESLNLIIKGDVSGAVEALEESLMKIEVDDSVQLRILHRGVGAITESDVDLATIDNAIVIGFNVRPDVKARERAAREGIDIRFYNVIYNALDDIEASLKGMLKPEYEEVRSGVAEVREVFRSSKFGNIAGVIVRSGTITRNAKARVIREGVVVADGLAIESLRRFKDDVTEVKTDFEAGIGLGKHNDIQIGDEIETTEMVEKPRD